DNA from Luteolibacter yonseiensis:
GCGGGATCGGCGGTTTTGACCCGCCAGAAACGGCGCGGGTGGCGGTGTTTCTTTCGTAATGAACCGGGATGGCGGCAAGATGGGAGAAAATAATCAAAACTTGGCTTGATTCCCCGGATTTCGGAGGTAAAACCGCCGCCCCTTCATGCCGGACCCATCACGAACTCTGAAAGTCGCGATCCCAAAAGGCAGTCTTGAGCAACCGACCATCGAGCTGCTCGCCAAGGCTGGCTATGAGATCTATGTTTCCTCGCGTGGACTCCGCCCGAGCTCCAACGATCCGGAACTGGATCTTTACCTGATCCGCGCGCAGGAAATCGGCCGCTACCTCGGCCAGGGTTTCATCGATTGCGGAATCACGGGTTACGACTGGGCGTACGAAAACGATGTGGAGCTGATCGATCTCGGCGAGCTTCCCTACTCCCGCGCGACCACTCGTCCGACCAAATGGGTGCTCGTCGTGCCCGAGGATTCACCGATCCGCAAGCCCGAGGATCTGGAAGGAAAGCGCATCGCCACCGAAGGTGTGGGCATTACCCAACGCTACTTGAAAGAGCGCGGAATCACCGCGAACGTCGAGTTTTCCTGGGGTGCCACCGAGGTGAAGGTGCCGGACCTGGTGGATGCCATCGTGGATGTCACCGAAACCGGCTCCTCGATCAAGGCGAACCGCCTGCGCATCGTTGATACCCTCCTGACCTCGTTTCCCCATTTCTATGCGAATCCCGCCGCTGCGGCTGATCCTTGGAAAAAGGAAAAGATGGATCGCATCGCCCTTCTTTTGAAGGCCGCGCTCTGTGCCCGTGGGAAAGTCGGGCTGAAAATGAATTTCCCAGCCGCTCGTTTGCCCGAGCTTTTGGAAAAACTCCCGTCACTCCGCCGTCCTACGATTTCCCAACTTTCTGAAGAAGGTTGGCTTGCCGTTGAGACTGTGATTGACGAAATCGTCGTCAGGGACATCATCCCCGAACTGAAGCGTCTGGGGGCAGAGGGGATCATCGAGTATCCGCTCAACAAAATCGTCCCCTAATATTTCATCGTAACCTAACCCCGCAACCGCCATGGGCTCCATCAAGAAACGCCGTAAGACCAAGATCAACAAGCACAAGCGCAAGAAGCGCATGAAGCAGAACCGCCACAAGAAGCGTCTCCGCTACAAGTCCTAGTCTCTAGGGTTGATCTGTTTTTACAATTGCCAGGGACTCGTTTGCGGGTCTCTGGCTTTTCTATTTCAAGCTCATGAGCCTGCAGGTGGTTGTGAATTTCCGCGTGATCGACGAGAGCGATGACTGGATCGTCGTGGACAAGCCGGCACCGCTGATTGTTCATCCGGCGAATGACAAGCCGGAGCCGACGTTGCTTGGTGGGTTGGAGCAGCTTTTGGCGTTTGAAATTGAGAATGGCGCCTGCCTCGGCATCATCACACGCTTGGACCGGGAAACGAGCGGGATTGTCCTGGTGGCCAAACATACCCGGGCGGCCCGTGAACTCGGGTGGATCT
Protein-coding regions in this window:
- the hisG gene encoding ATP phosphoribosyltransferase; the protein is MPDPSRTLKVAIPKGSLEQPTIELLAKAGYEIYVSSRGLRPSSNDPELDLYLIRAQEIGRYLGQGFIDCGITGYDWAYENDVELIDLGELPYSRATTRPTKWVLVVPEDSPIRKPEDLEGKRIATEGVGITQRYLKERGITANVEFSWGATEVKVPDLVDAIVDVTETGSSIKANRLRIVDTLLTSFPHFYANPAAAADPWKKEKMDRIALLLKAALCARGKVGLKMNFPAARLPELLEKLPSLRRPTISQLSEEGWLAVETVIDEIVVRDIIPELKRLGAEGIIEYPLNKIVP
- a CDS encoding AURKAIP1/COX24 domain-containing protein, with protein sequence MGSIKKRRKTKINKHKRKKRMKQNRHKKRLRYKS